A single genomic interval of Syntrophobotulus glycolicus DSM 8271 harbors:
- a CDS encoding DUF4180 domain-containing protein, with amino-acid sequence MKTKIIDGIAVMNSTEPLITDGQSALDLTATVYYEQGVTKMVVNKEAISEDFFKLSTGFAGEVVQKFVNYHFSVAIVGDFSKYTSKPLRDYMYECNNGKHLFFVTTEQEAIEKLR; translated from the coding sequence ATGAAGACGAAAATTATCGACGGCATAGCTGTTATGAACAGCACAGAGCCGCTCATCACGGATGGGCAGTCCGCTCTCGACTTGACAGCGACTGTTTATTATGAGCAGGGCGTCACAAAAATGGTGGTTAACAAAGAAGCAATAAGCGAAGATTTCTTCAAATTATCAACCGGCTTTGCGGGGGAGGTCGTGCAGAAGTTCGTCAACTACCATTTTAGCGTAGCGATTGTCGGCGATTTCTCGAAATACACAAGCAAGCCGCTCCGTGACTATATGTACGAGTGCAACAACGGCAAGCACCTGTTTTTTGTGACGACTGAACAGGAAGCGATAGAAAAGTTGAGGTAA
- a CDS encoding exonuclease domain-containing protein: protein MPEYAVLDLETTGLFPEKHDRIIEVAIIILNSKGEIADQYETLVNPDRDLGPTHIHKISAGMVSEAPKFKDIAGDIIHCLAGKHIIGHNIAYDYRFIKHEFRRLKVEIPEPQMSCTFHLTRKVEPDLPCRKLEALCSYFDIPLEHKHAAYFDCYATAVLFQTLLKKHGIKILEEKEIQEHILWPALPVNQIQYRRQQYENREKKNYISGLIERLPNFSCGEEGFLEYLNLLDDILTDRKITELETEALFHFAEVKKLSKQTVISFHHTYLTNLVRIALLDGILTDIELQDLRNVACILDIDQEELNQMIITGKTNTSTREFYKKDCKGKSVCFTGTLQTMKEGRPLTREEAHALALEYGLIIKSGVTKDLDFLVAADSDSMSGKAKKARQYNVNIMAEQAFWNMLGVQFS, encoded by the coding sequence ATGCCGGAGTATGCTGTTCTGGACCTTGAGACCACAGGTCTGTTCCCGGAAAAACATGACAGGATTATTGAAGTCGCCATCATCATACTCAATTCCAAGGGAGAAATCGCCGATCAGTATGAAACGTTGGTCAACCCGGACAGAGATTTGGGTCCTACCCATATTCACAAAATATCGGCGGGCATGGTTTCTGAGGCACCGAAATTTAAGGATATTGCCGGTGATATTATTCACTGCTTGGCTGGGAAACACATTATCGGTCATAATATTGCTTACGATTATCGGTTTATCAAGCATGAATTTCGCAGATTAAAGGTTGAAATCCCTGAACCGCAAATGTCCTGCACCTTCCATCTCACGAGAAAGGTTGAGCCTGATCTGCCTTGCCGAAAGCTTGAGGCGCTTTGCTCCTATTTTGATATTCCACTTGAACATAAACATGCCGCCTATTTTGACTGCTATGCGACAGCCGTACTATTTCAAACCCTATTGAAGAAACACGGCATTAAAATCTTGGAAGAAAAGGAGATTCAGGAGCACATTCTTTGGCCGGCTCTTCCTGTAAACCAGATTCAATACAGGAGGCAGCAATACGAAAATCGAGAGAAAAAGAACTATATCAGCGGATTGATTGAGAGATTGCCCAACTTCTCTTGCGGTGAAGAAGGATTTTTGGAATACCTGAATTTGCTTGATGACATTCTGACTGACAGAAAGATTACTGAGTTGGAAACAGAAGCCTTGTTTCATTTTGCTGAGGTCAAAAAGTTATCAAAGCAGACAGTCATATCTTTTCATCATACTTATCTGACAAACTTAGTGAGAATTGCTCTTTTAGACGGTATCCTTACTGACATTGAACTGCAAGATCTCCGTAATGTAGCCTGTATACTGGATATCGACCAAGAAGAGCTGAACCAGATGATAATTACGGGTAAAACTAATACATCCACACGAGAATTTTATAAAAAGGATTGTAAGGGCAAGTCCGTCTGTTTTACCGGAACACTCCAAACCATGAAAGAAGGCCGGCCGCTTACCCGTGAAGAAGCGCATGCTTTGGCGTTGGAGTATGGATTGATTATTAAAAGCGGTGTGACCAAAGATTTGGACTTCTTAGTGGCTGCCGATTCCGATTCGATGTCCGGTAAGGCCAAAAAAGCCAGGCAGTACAATGTCAATATTATGGCTGAGCAAGCTTTCTGGAATATGTTGGGCGTTCAATTCTCCTGA
- a CDS encoding helix-turn-helix domain-containing protein: MELDRKRLGGAIKNARLENNLTQEELAELADIATVHMKQLEAGSRNPSIEVLYKLVRLLNLSVDAVFFPERADGRELQHKIERRLNHCSPHELNMIYSTINELHRILSSTKANRGQP; this comes from the coding sequence ATGGAGTTGGATCGAAAAAGGCTGGGCGGGGCCATTAAGAACGCCCGTTTGGAAAATAACCTGACCCAGGAAGAACTGGCTGAGCTGGCCGACATTGCCACCGTCCATATGAAACAGCTCGAAGCGGGAAGCAGAAACCCGTCGATTGAGGTCCTGTATAAACTCGTCAGGCTCCTCAACTTATCTGTCGATGCGGTGTTCTTTCCCGAAAGAGCGGACGGCAGGGAGCTCCAGCATAAAATAGAACGCAGGTTGAATCACTGTTCCCCGCACGAATTAAACATGATTTACAGCACCATTAATGAATTGCACCGGATACTGTCCTCGACGAAGGCCAACAGGGGGCAGCCGTGA
- a CDS encoding SLOG family protein, with product MPAPKTCGFTGYRPAKLPFRDNEHSIPCVHLKLLLYTETEAAVKDGYTRFICGFALGSDTYFAEAVIALRERYPEITLEAALPCETQANRWLDRPLPSMAPRHSSIHGRHGDRDRYFSLLAQCDKETCISRNYHKGCYLERNRYIVRQSQRLIAVFDGQPGGTMFTVNRAKARELELAVINPRTFRIERNFQKSGHCL from the coding sequence ATGCCCGCCCCCAAAACCTGCGGCTTCACCGGCTACCGCCCTGCCAAACTCCCTTTCCGGGATAACGAGCACAGCATCCCCTGCGTCCATTTGAAGCTCTTGCTCTACACCGAAACAGAAGCCGCGGTCAAAGACGGATATACCCGTTTTATCTGCGGCTTTGCCTTGGGATCGGATACCTATTTTGCCGAGGCGGTGATCGCTCTGCGCGAACGTTACCCGGAGATTACCCTGGAAGCCGCCCTGCCCTGCGAGACCCAGGCCAACCGCTGGCTGGACCGCCCCTTACCCTCCATGGCGCCGCGGCATTCGTCCATCCATGGACGTCATGGGGACCGGGACAGGTATTTCAGTCTCCTTGCCCAGTGCGATAAGGAAACCTGTATCAGCCGGAACTATCATAAGGGCTGTTACTTGGAACGCAACCGGTACATCGTCCGCCAATCCCAGCGGCTGATCGCCGTTTTCGACGGCCAGCCCGGCGGGACGATGTTTACCGTCAACCGGGCCAAAGCCAGAGAACTGGAACTGGCTGTGATTAATCCAAGGACCTTCCGAATCGAGCGGAATTTCCAAAAATCCGGGCATTGTCTATGA
- a CDS encoding VanZ family protein: protein MIFGMGIAYTLFLIWAVLWKCGVPFVGGGERVFNILPFNNNTRWEMQFNIAVFAPFGFYVAASLRKLSLPKLVLIIPLASLALEVVQFVLAVGRSDVTDLLMNTLGGIIGILAFLVLTRIFRKREQIVTLVVCALMTLFEVYMAVSFIFWGQLNLGFMIIR, encoded by the coding sequence TTGATTTTCGGCATGGGAATAGCCTATACACTATTCCTCATATGGGCGGTGCTTTGGAAGTGCGGAGTGCCTTTCGTCGGCGGTGGGGAACGAGTTTTTAATATCTTGCCGTTCAATAACAACACCCGATGGGAGATGCAGTTTAACATAGCTGTCTTTGCACCGTTTGGCTTCTATGTCGCCGCTTCTCTGAGAAAGCTGTCTTTGCCGAAGTTAGTGTTGATCATCCCATTAGCAAGTCTCGCACTTGAAGTTGTTCAGTTCGTGTTGGCGGTCGGGCGCAGTGATGTGACTGACCTGCTGATGAACACATTAGGCGGCATAATTGGAATTTTGGCTTTCTTGGTTTTAACGCGGATTTTCCGAAAGCGCGAGCAGATTGTAACGCTTGTTGTTTGCGCTTTAATGACATTGTTTGAAGTGTACATGGCGGTGTCGTTCATATTTTGGGGACAGTTGAATTTAGGGTTTATGATCATTAGATGA
- a CDS encoding response regulator — translation MKVARTAQAGPVRLAPNHFGKELLRVNIALCDDGPALRRMMEAMIHSYEVKNTVRFRICHFDSGEELLEKFLEKKTRFELIFLDQCMKKLSGVETALCIREYDPACTIVFCTASEVLEQFAAVSPLTVLSKPVKMGDIFAVLDKVWAERRN, via the coding sequence GTGAAAGTTGCCCGGACGGCGCAGGCTGGACCGGTCAGGCTTGCGCCAAATCATTTCGGGAAGGAGTTGTTGCGTGTGAATATCGCCTTATGTGATGACGGTCCGGCCTTGCGCAGAATGATGGAGGCCATGATCCACAGCTACGAGGTCAAGAATACGGTCCGGTTCCGGATCTGCCACTTTGACAGCGGCGAGGAGCTGCTGGAGAAATTCCTGGAAAAGAAAACCCGCTTCGAGCTTATTTTTCTGGACCAGTGTATGAAAAAGCTCTCCGGGGTTGAAACGGCGCTGTGTATCCGGGAATATGACCCGGCCTGCACTATCGTATTTTGCACGGCATCTGAGGTTCTGGAGCAATTCGCGGCCGTCTCTCCCCTGACCGTCCTCAGCAAACCCGTCAAAATGGGGGATATTTTTGCTGTTCTGGATAAGGTTTGGGCTGAACGCCGGAATTAG